One window of Mesorhizobium sp. WSM4904 genomic DNA carries:
- a CDS encoding protein-L-isoaspartate(D-aspartate) O-methyltransferase, which yields MLDFENARQHMVAAHLARRGIRDPRVLEAMRQVPREVFVEEGFEEFAYEDSPLPIGHGQTISQPFIVAHMVEMAEVEATDRVLEVGTGSGYAAAIIAKVADRVFTVERHGALGEMARRRLKQLDIGNVELRIGDGSKGWPEKAPFDAIIVAAGGPVVPEALKDQLDIGGRLIIPVGINEIEQRLVRVTRVGAKKFEEEDLGGVMFVPLIGEHGWSDTAERSPGFSKKSLPELICHAAEDLPEPEDQAFGGFFDRFADRRIVLLGEATHGTSEFYRARAAITRRLIEHHGFSVIALEADWPDASAVNRFVRGLPARESEPTPFRRFPTWMWRNREFDAFLRDLRTHNEAADPDRQARIYGLDIYNMSGSIAAVLAYLDEVDPEAAAVARERYGCLTPWQNEPSTYGRAVLTAGYRNCEDAVAKQCRELLENQLRYASDGGDEFLDAAQNARLIASAERYYRVMYYGGAETWNLRDRHMFETLEHLLDARGSDAKAVVWAHNSHVGDARETEIGKIRRELNIGQLCREKFGSEIALIGFGTHAGTVAAASDWDGPMEVKKVRPSHEESVERCFNLAGKPRAIVDFRQDNQATEALATQRLERFIGVIYRPETELLSHYAEASLSRQFDAFVWFDETKAVTSLPFEGEGGGRVPDTFPFGL from the coding sequence ATGCTCGATTTCGAAAATGCCCGGCAGCACATGGTTGCCGCCCATCTCGCGCGACGCGGTATTCGCGATCCCAGAGTGCTTGAAGCGATGCGTCAAGTTCCACGCGAGGTGTTCGTCGAGGAAGGTTTTGAGGAGTTCGCATACGAGGATTCGCCACTGCCGATCGGTCACGGCCAGACGATTTCGCAGCCCTTCATCGTTGCCCATATGGTCGAAATGGCGGAGGTCGAGGCGACGGACCGCGTGCTCGAGGTCGGCACCGGATCTGGCTATGCCGCCGCGATCATTGCCAAGGTTGCCGATCGCGTATTCACGGTCGAACGACACGGTGCCCTTGGTGAAATGGCACGACGTCGGTTGAAGCAGCTGGATATCGGCAACGTGGAGCTGCGCATCGGCGATGGAAGCAAGGGCTGGCCAGAGAAAGCGCCATTCGATGCCATAATCGTGGCGGCTGGCGGACCGGTCGTGCCCGAAGCCCTCAAGGACCAGCTCGACATTGGCGGCCGGCTGATCATTCCCGTGGGGATCAACGAGATAGAGCAGCGCTTGGTCCGCGTGACCCGCGTCGGCGCCAAGAAGTTCGAGGAAGAAGATTTGGGCGGCGTGATGTTTGTGCCGCTCATCGGGGAACACGGATGGTCCGACACGGCTGAACGCTCTCCCGGTTTTTCGAAGAAGAGTTTGCCCGAACTGATTTGCCACGCCGCAGAAGACCTGCCGGAACCGGAGGATCAGGCGTTCGGCGGGTTCTTCGACAGGTTTGCGGATCGACGGATCGTCTTGCTCGGCGAGGCGACCCACGGCACGTCGGAGTTTTACCGGGCCCGCGCAGCGATTACCCGGCGGCTGATTGAACATCATGGCTTCTCGGTCATTGCCCTGGAGGCTGACTGGCCTGATGCATCAGCTGTGAACCGCTTCGTTCGCGGACTACCGGCGCGGGAAAGCGAACCCACGCCTTTCAGGCGCTTTCCGACCTGGATGTGGCGCAACCGGGAGTTTGATGCTTTCCTCCGCGATCTTCGTACGCACAATGAAGCCGCCGACCCCGATCGACAAGCCCGCATCTACGGTCTCGACATCTACAATATGAGCGGCTCGATCGCCGCTGTTCTGGCATACCTCGACGAGGTCGACCCCGAGGCGGCGGCGGTGGCCCGCGAGCGATACGGCTGCCTGACACCGTGGCAAAACGAACCCTCCACTTACGGGCGCGCAGTGCTCACTGCCGGATACCGTAACTGTGAGGACGCCGTGGCGAAGCAGTGTCGGGAGCTTCTTGAAAATCAGCTTCGCTATGCGAGCGACGGCGGTGACGAGTTTCTCGATGCCGCGCAAAACGCCAGGCTGATAGCGTCCGCGGAGCGGTACTACCGCGTCATGTACTACGGCGGCGCGGAAACATGGAATTTGCGCGATCGGCACATGTTCGAAACGCTCGAGCATCTGCTCGATGCAAGGGGCTCGGACGCCAAGGCCGTCGTTTGGGCACACAATTCGCATGTTGGTGATGCTCGCGAAACCGAGATAGGAAAGATTCGTCGGGAACTGAACATCGGTCAGCTCTGTAGGGAGAAATTCGGCAGCGAGATTGCACTGATCGGTTTTGGCACCCATGCCGGAACCGTGGCGGCTGCGAGCGACTGGGACGGCCCGATGGAGGTGAAGAAGGTCAGGCCGTCTCACGAAGAAAGCGTGGAGCGATGCTTCAACTTGGCGGGAAAGCCCCGCGCAATCGTCGATTTTCGACAGGACAACCAGGCGACGGAGGCCCTTGCGACGCAGCGACTCGAGCGGTTCATCGGCGTGATATACCGGCCCGAGACCGAACTGCTTAGCCATTATGCGGAGGCTTCGTTATCGCGGCAGTTTGATGCGTTTGTTTGGTTTGATGAGACGAAGGCGGTGACGTCGTTACCGTTTGAAGGCGAGGGCGGCGGTCGGGTCCCGGATACCTTCCCGTTCGGGCTGTAG
- a CDS encoding CBS domain-containing protein, whose translation MKIGSCMTRNVKIANPEQSIRDVAQMMDRLDAGAMPVGDNDRLVGMITDRDIAIRGVALGKGPDTKVRDVMSSEVKYCFDDEEIEHVLENMGDLQVRRLPVLNRDKRLVGIVSIGDLATNGETAEAGGALRDISRPGGEHSQTAH comes from the coding sequence ATGAAAATCGGCAGTTGCATGACAAGGAACGTAAAGATCGCGAATCCCGAACAGTCAATTCGCGATGTAGCGCAGATGATGGACAGGCTTGACGCAGGAGCCATGCCTGTGGGCGACAATGATCGGCTGGTAGGCATGATAACCGATCGCGATATCGCCATTCGTGGAGTGGCGTTGGGCAAGGGTCCCGACACCAAGGTACGCGATGTCATGAGTTCGGAGGTCAAATACTGCTTTGATGACGAGGAGATCGAGCATGTGCTCGAGAACATGGGCGACTTGCAGGTGCGCCGACTCCCCGTTCTCAATCGAGACAAGCGGCTCGTCGGCATTGTTTCCATTGGCGACCTTGCGACAAATGGCGAAACCGCGGAGGCTGGAGGGGCTTTGCGCGACATCTCGCGACCAGGCGGCGAGCATTCGCAGACTGCGCATTGA
- a CDS encoding LuxR family transcriptional regulator — protein sequence MLLEREGPLKTLLATAASAAEGRGGIVLLEGEAGIGKTSLLQEFTDRAGEGCRVLWGWCEALFTPRPLGPLQDMARALDPEVAALLDQGAAPERLFPALLDALQHRSGTTVLVFEDVHWADNATLDLIRYLGRRISVLRALLVLSARSDELVADHPLTHIRGDLPAASLTRIALKPLSPQAITALAEQSGRAGADLYQITGGNPFFVSELLASSEAEPGHVPDSIRDAVWSRLSRLTAGEREVLEMMSIEPGSVEPWLIRALLGAEVDAVVDRCVARGLLRRDAQGALTFRHELARQATLERLSPSLQRSLHAKAEAAMARLPAAQAGAQLARRVHHAAAADNGARVLELAPRAAAQAARLGAHSEAASHLATALRYIAQAPPAEAAQLYESWAYEAGLALQVYDTIIEARHRAIALWRELDRPDKVSLNLRNLSRLHWRRGEGEQAEHFANEAVREVENLPPGPELAMAYSTCSQLHMLHYRFDEAIEWGLRAITLADRLGEVETRVHALNNVGTSLLFDDRPGGRERMEESLALALEHGFHDHAARAYTNYAEYAVVSKDFALAERLLSEGIVFAARHDLDSPAQYLLGRQAQLRMEQGRFRDAETIAQGVMKLERLPVVMHLPALTVLGRVRVRLGEPGGPALLQQALEEGLPTGELQRIVPVRMALTEAAWLAEDRAAGHEQLAALAAMDLANFRPSDLGELAVWWRRCGMEEPLPAPTTRIPWRRAVELSGDPLTAAREWERLGLPYEAALALMQVQGADTAMALASAVTRLEAIEARPAAMLARKLAQRLGIAGRLPKVRRGPYTAARQHPLGLTQHEQQVLALIAEGKSNKEVARTLSRSPRTIEHQVSSVLGKFNAANRMEVLLRLRGEPWLLPTVAAP from the coding sequence ATGCTGCTCGAGCGAGAGGGACCTCTCAAAACTTTGCTGGCAACCGCGGCCAGTGCCGCCGAGGGGCGGGGCGGCATCGTGCTGCTCGAAGGCGAGGCCGGGATAGGCAAGACTTCGCTGCTGCAGGAATTCACCGACCGCGCGGGCGAAGGCTGTCGGGTGTTGTGGGGCTGGTGCGAGGCGCTTTTCACGCCCCGTCCGCTCGGGCCCCTGCAGGACATGGCGCGGGCGCTCGACCCCGAGGTCGCAGCGCTGCTCGACCAGGGAGCCGCGCCCGAGCGGCTCTTTCCCGCGCTCCTCGATGCGCTTCAGCACCGGTCAGGAACCACGGTACTCGTTTTCGAGGACGTGCATTGGGCCGACAATGCGACGCTCGATCTTATCCGATATCTCGGCCGTCGCATTTCCGTGCTTCGCGCCTTGCTGGTGCTGAGCGCGCGCAGCGACGAGCTCGTCGCCGACCATCCGCTCACGCATATAAGAGGCGATCTGCCGGCGGCATCGCTGACCCGCATCGCGCTGAAGCCGCTTTCGCCCCAGGCGATCACGGCACTCGCCGAACAGTCGGGCCGCGCCGGCGCCGATCTTTACCAGATCACCGGGGGCAATCCGTTTTTCGTCTCCGAGCTTCTGGCAAGCAGCGAGGCGGAGCCGGGGCACGTCCCCGATTCCATCCGCGACGCCGTGTGGTCGCGGTTGTCGCGCCTGACGGCCGGCGAGCGCGAGGTGCTGGAGATGATGAGCATAGAGCCGGGCAGCGTGGAGCCGTGGCTGATCCGCGCCCTTCTCGGCGCCGAGGTCGACGCTGTCGTGGACCGCTGCGTGGCTCGCGGATTGCTGCGGCGGGACGCTCAAGGCGCCCTGACCTTCCGCCATGAGCTGGCCAGGCAGGCGACGCTCGAGCGGCTGTCGCCCAGCCTTCAGCGGTCGCTTCATGCCAAGGCGGAGGCAGCGATGGCAAGGCTTCCGGCAGCACAGGCTGGCGCCCAGCTTGCGCGCCGGGTGCATCACGCCGCCGCCGCCGACAACGGCGCGCGCGTTCTCGAACTCGCGCCGCGGGCCGCGGCGCAGGCCGCGCGGCTGGGGGCGCATAGCGAAGCCGCCTCGCATCTGGCGACGGCGCTCAGATACATCGCGCAGGCGCCGCCGGCCGAGGCGGCCCAGCTCTACGAATCCTGGGCCTACGAGGCCGGGCTGGCACTGCAGGTCTATGACACGATCATCGAAGCGCGGCATCGCGCCATCGCGCTCTGGCGGGAACTCGACCGCCCGGACAAGGTCAGCCTCAACCTGCGCAACCTTTCCAGGCTGCATTGGCGCCGCGGCGAAGGCGAGCAGGCGGAACATTTTGCCAACGAAGCGGTGCGCGAGGTGGAAAACCTGCCGCCCGGGCCGGAACTGGCGATGGCCTACAGCACCTGCTCGCAGCTGCATATGCTGCACTACCGCTTCGACGAGGCGATCGAGTGGGGCCTGCGCGCGATCACCCTGGCCGACCGGCTAGGCGAGGTCGAAACGCGCGTCCATGCCTTGAACAATGTCGGCACCTCGCTTTTGTTCGACGACCGTCCGGGCGGTCGCGAACGAATGGAGGAAAGCCTGGCGCTCGCGCTCGAGCACGGGTTCCACGACCATGCGGCGCGAGCCTACACCAACTATGCCGAATATGCGGTCGTGTCCAAGGACTTCGCGCTCGCCGAGCGGCTGCTCTCCGAAGGTATCGTGTTCGCCGCCCGGCATGACCTCGATTCGCCGGCGCAGTATCTGCTCGGCCGGCAGGCGCAGCTTCGCATGGAGCAGGGCCGCTTTCGCGACGCCGAGACCATAGCGCAGGGCGTGATGAAACTGGAACGCCTGCCGGTGGTCATGCACCTGCCGGCGCTCACCGTGCTTGGCAGGGTGCGCGTGCGGCTGGGCGAACCCGGCGGCCCTGCCCTGCTGCAGCAGGCGCTGGAGGAGGGACTGCCGACCGGCGAGCTGCAACGCATCGTGCCGGTTCGTATGGCGCTGACCGAGGCCGCCTGGCTTGCCGAGGACCGCGCAGCCGGCCACGAGCAGCTGGCGGCGCTGGCTGCGATGGATCTCGCCAACTTCCGCCCTTCCGATCTCGGCGAACTGGCTGTGTGGTGGCGACGATGCGGGATGGAGGAGCCGCTGCCGGCGCCGACGACACGCATTCCGTGGCGGCGCGCGGTCGAGCTTTCCGGCGATCCGTTGACAGCGGCCAGGGAATGGGAGCGCCTCGGCCTCCCCTACGAGGCGGCGCTTGCGCTGATGCAGGTGCAAGGCGCCGATACCGCGATGGCGTTGGCGAGCGCCGTGACAAGGCTGGAGGCGATCGAGGCGCGTCCCGCCGCGATGCTGGCGCGCAAGCTGGCGCAGCGCCTGGGCATCGCCGGCCGGCTGCCGAAGGTGCGCCGGGGTCCGTACACGGCCGCCCGCCAGCACCCGCTCGGCCTGACGCAGCACGAGCAGCAAGTGCTCGCGCTGATCGCGGAGGGCAAGAGCAACAAGGAGGTCGCCCGGACCCTGTCGCGATCGCCGCGCACCATCGAGCACCAGGTCTCATCGGTGCTCGGCAAGTTCAACGCCGCCAACCGGATGGAAGTGCTGCTACGGCTGCGCGGCGAGCCGTGGCTGCTCCCCACCGTCGCCGCGCCCTGA
- a CDS encoding DUF2267 domain-containing protein → MSATGLDVFDKTVQTTNIWLNEIMDDLGPDRQLAWHTLGVVLRTLRDRLPAELGANLAAELPLLVRGAYYDQYKPSDLPRRDRSAEEFLHPVAEGLKSGRPVNAGDAARTVFKALAHHIDLGQSAKVRDALPKDIQRLWPDSVGA, encoded by the coding sequence ATGAGCGCAACCGGTCTCGATGTTTTTGACAAGACCGTACAGACCACCAACATCTGGCTGAACGAGATCATGGATGATCTCGGCCCCGACCGCCAGTTGGCGTGGCACACGCTGGGCGTGGTCTTGCGGACCCTGAGGGACAGGTTGCCTGCGGAACTGGGAGCCAACCTGGCTGCCGAACTGCCGCTTCTGGTTCGCGGTGCATATTACGACCAGTACAAGCCGTCCGACCTGCCACGCCGCGATCGGTCCGCTGAAGAGTTCCTCCACCCCGTGGCGGAAGGCCTGAAATCCGGGCGACCCGTCAACGCCGGCGATGCTGCAAGGACCGTCTTCAAGGCGCTCGCCCATCATATCGATCTCGGCCAGTCGGCCAAGGTACGCGATGCTTTGCCAAAGGACATCCAGAGGCTCTGGCCGGACAGCGTCGGCGCGTAG
- the ftsZ gene encoding cell division protein FtsZ, producing the protein MTAKPEILEMRPKITVVGVGGAGGNAVNNMIAEGLQGVEFVVANTDAQALTMSKSPRLIQLGAHVTEGLGAGSLPQVGSAAAEESIDEIMDHLAGTHMCFITAGMGGGTGTGAAPIIARAARDAGILTVAVVTKPFVFEGKRRTQAAEEGIERLRESADTVIVIPNQNLFRVADARTTFADAFAMADRVLYAGVGCITDLIVKEGLINLDFADVKSVMRDMGRAMMGTGEASGEGRARTAAEAAIANPLLDEASMTGARGLLVSICGGMDMTLFEVDEAATRIREEVDADADIIVGAIFDQALAGKFRVSVVATGLRQNADMAQLEQRIA; encoded by the coding sequence ATGACCGCCAAGCCGGAAATCCTGGAGATGAGACCTAAGATCACCGTAGTCGGGGTCGGCGGCGCCGGCGGAAACGCGGTCAACAACATGATTGCCGAAGGCTTGCAAGGGGTCGAGTTCGTCGTTGCCAATACCGACGCTCAGGCGCTCACCATGTCGAAGTCGCCAAGACTGATTCAGTTGGGCGCGCACGTGACCGAGGGCCTGGGGGCCGGATCCTTGCCCCAGGTCGGCAGCGCGGCGGCAGAGGAATCCATCGATGAGATCATGGATCATCTGGCGGGAACGCATATGTGTTTCATCACCGCCGGCATGGGGGGCGGCACAGGGACCGGCGCCGCGCCCATCATTGCGCGCGCCGCGCGCGATGCCGGCATCTTGACGGTGGCCGTCGTCACCAAGCCGTTCGTGTTCGAAGGCAAGCGCAGGACGCAGGCCGCCGAGGAAGGCATAGAACGCCTTCGCGAGAGCGCCGATACGGTCATCGTCATCCCGAACCAGAACCTCTTCAGGGTCGCCGACGCCAGGACAACGTTTGCCGACGCATTTGCCATGGCGGACCGCGTTCTCTACGCGGGTGTCGGCTGCATCACCGATCTCATCGTGAAAGAAGGCCTGATCAATCTCGACTTCGCCGACGTGAAGTCAGTGATGCGGGACATGGGCCGGGCGATGATGGGAACCGGCGAGGCCTCCGGAGAGGGTCGCGCAAGGACGGCGGCGGAGGCCGCAATCGCCAATCCGCTCCTCGACGAAGCCTCCATGACCGGCGCCAGGGGCCTGCTGGTATCGATCTGCGGCGGCATGGACATGACACTGTTCGAGGTCGACGAAGCTGCGACGCGGATACGCGAAGAGGTCGATGCCGACGCCGACATTATCGTCGGTGCCATCTTCGACCAGGCGCTGGCGGGAAAGTTCCGGGTGTCGGTCGTCGCAACGGGCCTGCGGCAGAACGCGGACATGGCACAGCTCGAGCAAAGGATCGCTTGA
- a CDS encoding ATP-dependent DNA ligase, with the protein MVAASETSFPLPLDTQPMEAQTAEALPEDRGAWEYEPKWDGFRCLAFKGRDTVDLRAKSGKPLGRYFPELTAILRDIHAEDFVVDGEIVIEIEGRASFDALQMRLHPAESRIQKLSVETPAQLILFDMLVAPGGKLLLAEPLQERREAIEAFVTEVDKACLRLSPSTTRLATAKRWLQGADHGSTDGVVAKALDEPYRPGERAMIKVKRLRTADCVVGGFRYLSGKRLVGSLLLGLYNERGLLDHVGFTSAIGNDVRAAITKKLEELRGGFGFTGKAPGGPSRWSTERSGEWEPVRPELVVEVRFDHVTGNRFRHGTRLVRWRPDKAPRQCTFEQIKQ; encoded by the coding sequence ATGGTAGCTGCATCCGAAACCAGCTTCCCGCTGCCTCTCGACACGCAGCCGATGGAGGCGCAGACCGCCGAGGCGCTACCCGAGGATCGCGGCGCGTGGGAATACGAGCCGAAATGGGATGGGTTTCGCTGTCTCGCCTTCAAGGGCCGTGACACCGTCGACCTCAGGGCGAAATCCGGGAAGCCGCTCGGTCGCTATTTCCCCGAACTTACGGCCATTCTGCGCGACATCCATGCCGAAGATTTCGTCGTCGACGGCGAGATCGTGATCGAGATCGAGGGCCGCGCTTCCTTCGACGCACTGCAGATGCGGCTTCACCCGGCCGAGAGCCGGATCCAAAAGCTGAGCGTGGAAACGCCGGCGCAATTGATCCTGTTCGACATGCTCGTCGCACCGGGCGGCAAGTTGCTGCTCGCAGAGCCCCTGCAGGAGCGGCGGGAGGCAATTGAGGCTTTCGTGACGGAGGTCGACAAGGCCTGCTTGCGGCTCTCGCCATCCACCACGAGACTCGCAACCGCCAAACGATGGCTGCAAGGCGCGGATCACGGCTCGACCGATGGGGTCGTCGCCAAGGCTCTGGACGAACCCTACCGGCCGGGCGAGCGCGCGATGATCAAGGTCAAGCGGCTGCGCACGGCCGACTGCGTGGTGGGCGGGTTCCGATACCTGAGCGGCAAGCGCCTCGTCGGCTCGCTGCTGCTTGGCCTCTACAACGAGCGCGGCCTGCTCGATCATGTCGGCTTCACCTCGGCGATCGGCAATGACGTCCGGGCGGCGATCACCAAGAAACTCGAGGAGTTACGCGGCGGGTTCGGCTTCACCGGCAAGGCACCGGGCGGCCCGAGCCGCTGGAGCACCGAGCGCAGCGGAGAATGGGAGCCGGTGCGGCCGGAACTGGTCGTGGAAGTCCGCTTCGACCACGTCACCGGCAACCGCTTCCGCCACGGAACAAGGCTGGTGCGCTGGCGACCTGACAAGGCGCCGCGTCAATGCACATTCGAGCAGATCAAGCAGTAA
- a CDS encoding DUF6496 domain-containing protein, which yields MPKPLDWKAGTLTNASRSKGTNGASAIPSKEKVMPDKKIIDKARKDKREGKSASTQAGEFVHEEIKKVRRGEHGARSTKQAIAIGLSEARRAGVDLPPPGKGKVKKSTRKGAEYAYEVGQGERKPKHRPKVSHAVSEVLEDEPKSSASHKALSQQAKRAASRRTAEERSAAAKKAARTKGPSDRSAAARKAAKTRARHSHS from the coding sequence ATGCCGAAACCGCTCGACTGGAAAGCTGGAACCCTCACCAACGCCTCGCGTTCAAAAGGAACCAACGGCGCTTCAGCCATTCCGAGCAAGGAGAAGGTGATGCCGGACAAGAAAATCATCGATAAGGCACGAAAGGACAAGCGCGAAGGAAAGTCGGCAAGCACGCAAGCGGGCGAATTCGTGCATGAGGAGATCAAGAAAGTTCGCCGCGGCGAGCACGGCGCGCGTTCCACCAAGCAAGCAATTGCAATTGGCCTTTCTGAGGCGCGCCGCGCGGGCGTCGACCTGCCGCCACCCGGAAAAGGCAAGGTCAAGAAGAGCACGCGCAAGGGCGCCGAGTACGCCTACGAAGTAGGCCAGGGTGAACGCAAGCCGAAGCATCGCCCGAAGGTCTCGCACGCAGTGTCGGAGGTTCTCGAGGACGAGCCGAAAAGCAGTGCATCACACAAGGCACTCTCGCAACAAGCCAAGAGAGCGGCATCCCGCCGGACGGCGGAAGAGCGGTCGGCCGCTGCGAAGAAGGCAGCCAGAACCAAAGGCCCGAGTGATCGCTCCGCGGCGGCCCGGAAGGCAGCCAAGACGCGCGCACGTCACAGTCACAGCTAG